The DNA window TTATGAGGAGATTAATACCTTAGCTCAGCAAAAAAATGTCGATCTAATTATTATGATGGCAACTAAACCAAATAAAGAGGGATTAAGTTCGAATACGGTAAAAGTTGCTCGTTATAGTGATAAACCAATTTTAATTTTACGTTTGTAACCAACCACACAAAGTGAGAAATTAGGAATTATATTGAATTAAACGGAATTAAGTGGATTAAAGTCTTATGGGATAAGGGGTTAAGAAAGTTTAGCCCCTATTTTATTTGAAAAATTTAAGAATGAGAAAATTAAAGCAATTTGCTGATTTACACGATTTTAACCGTTAAAAATGAGAAACGTTAATTGACGTTTAAAAGCGTTTAAATAATGTTTAAATTCAAATTATGAGAAGTTCTTCACAAAAGTAAAAAAAAGTAAAACAGTCATATTTCAAGTAACAACATAATTAAGTACAATGATACAGTCAAAGAAATCAAATAGTTAGGTAGTAAATTATGATTTTACTACCTCAGTTTATATCTTCAAAATTTTCATTATGCTACTTGATGATCCTTAAATATCTCCGTGCTCTCTTTTTCTTCCTTTTCAGTCTGGGCTGCTAACGCTTCAGCCGTTGCCAACAAACCAACTTGTCTATCCTCATTACACCGTCTGAACGCACACACAAGCTGCCATTCATCATTCGTTAAGCCCTCGGGTGGCTTAGGCAAAACAAAGCCCTGTGCCTTAGTTTCAAGGGCTTGTAGCTTGTTTTCTAGTTGATCTATCCGTTTTTGCAAGTCTTCTTGGCTTGGTGTTATGGGATTACCCACTTCTTTTGTTAGAGGTTTTAAAAATCCCAAAGCTCGTTGAACTTTGTCTGGCAGGCTAGAATAATGAAACTCAAAGCCACCACCTTTTATTCCTTTAGCCTCTCTTTTTATCCAGCCTTCTTGTCTTGCTTTTCTAGTTACATTTGATGGAAATGGAGAAAGCCCACCAATACCAGCCAAATCCTTTGGTAAATACCATTCTTTTTTTGATTTCATAAATCACCTTATTAAATCAAAATTGACTTAATTTGATTTGAAAATAAATATCAATATAAATCAATAAGTTAATCGAAAATAAGGTAAATCATTAAAAATTTTATCAAATCAAATATTGACTTGATAATGAATTGGTAACATAATGCCGATATAGTTAAATGATTTACATTGTCGAAGTAGTTATAAAAACTAATTTTTAAGGATCTCACATAATGAGCAGAAATAAAAGATCTCAAGATATGAGTAACCACGAAATTCGTGGTGAGCTGATGAAAAGAGGCAAATCCTTATCTCGATTAGGAATTGAAAACGGGTTAGCAAAAACGACTGTTCGCAATGCGTTAGATAAACCCTACCCCAAAGGAGAGAAGATTATCGCTGATGCTTTAGGTCTTGAGCCTTGGGATATATGGCCTAGTCGTTACGCCAATCAAAGATAAAGGTTTGGATTATGAAAGAATGGGTTACAGCTAAAGAAATTGCTGGAATTGCTGGCTTATCAACACACCCAAGTAATGTAAATAGACTGGCAAGAAAAGAGCAATGGAAGTTTAGAAAAGTAAAAGGAGTTCAAGGGGGAGGATACGAATACGCCTTCTCTTCTCTTCCCCAAGAAGTCCAAGCAGAACTATTACTTAAAAATGCAAAAGAAACCATTAGTGAATTATCAGTTCCTACTCAATGTGTTAAAGGTAAAAACTACTTACCCGAAGTGATTTGGGTACCATTTGATAAAGCAACAAACCGCCAAAAAGAAGTAGCTCAAAGACGACTAGCAGCGGTTATTGCCGTCGCTAATTTAATAGATAATAAATTACCTTTAATGGAATCACTTCAACGTGTTGCTGATGAATATAACGAATCAGTAGGCTCTATAAAACGTTGGTTCTATAAAGTAAAAAAATTTGAACGTTCTGATTGGCTACCTTTATTAATTGATAAACACAGCAACAAACGCAAAGAACGTGAGGCTGAGTTTACTGAACAAGCGTGGGAGTTCTTTAAAGCAGATTATTTTCGCCCAGAGCGTCCACAATTCGGCAGTTGTTATGAACGCCTAAAAAGAGCTGCGATTGAAAATGCGTGGGTTATTCCCTCAATATCTAGTCTAAAACGCAAAATTGCTAGGGAAATTCCACTTGTACAACAAGTCTATTTACGAGAAGGAGAACACGCATTAAGTCAGTTTTACCCAGCTCTACAACGCAGTGTAGAAGATATTGAGGCACTAGAATGGATTAATGGTGATGGCTATCAACATAACGTCTTTGTTCGCTGGCACAATGGTGAAATTGTTCGCCCTAAAACATGGATTTGGCAAGATGTCCGCACTCGCAAAATCCTCGCTTATCGCACAGACATTAGCGAAAACTCAGACACCATTCGCCTAAGCTTAATGGACTTAGTGTACAAATATGGCATACCTCGCAAATGTACGATTGATAACACCCGAGCAGCTGCCAATAAGTGGATGACTGGAGGCGTTAAAAACAGATATCGCTTTAAAGTGAAAGAAGATGAAGTGCAAGGCATTATTCCCCTACTTGGCATTGAATTGCACTGGACATCTATTCAATTTGGCAAAGGACACGGACAAGCCAAACCGATTGAGCGAGCATTTTCACACGGCGGGCTAGGTGAATTAATCGACAAGCATCCAAAACTTGCGGGCTTTTTTGCAGGCGAAAACATCTACAACAAGCCAGATAACTACAATGGTGGTAAAGAAGGTGTCGCTTATGAAGATTTTATCATAGCCCTTGAAGACGGTATTCAAACTTTCAACCAACGAGAAAAACGTAAAACAGAAATCTGTCAAGGCGTATACAGTTTCTCGCAAGTTTTTGCTCGTGATTATGCCAACACCCAAATTCGCAAAGCAAGTCCCGAACAAATGCGGTTACTTATGTTAATGAGTGAAGCGGTTACGCTCAAAAAAGACGGCACATTTGAACTTTCTTGTGGAGGAAAAGTGTTCGGTCGTAAAAACCGCTATCTCGCCACAGACTTAATTGGCTCACACCACAAAAAAGTCGTTATCAAGTTCGACCCACAGCACCTACACAGCACAGTCTATGTTTACAGCCTTGAAGGCATTTTCCTAGCGGAAGCGACTTGTACTGAAAAAGTTGCCTTTGGCGATAAAGCAGCAGGGCGAGAACACGATAAAGCACGCAAACAGTTTACAAAAGCTAATAAAGCGGCAGCTAAAGCCCAACAAACAATGAATGCTCAACAAGCCAGTCGCTTAATGCCAGAACTAGAAATAGACGATGAAACTACCCCAACCCCAAGAATCATCGAAATGTTCCAACAAGTTGGTAACACCGTCCGCAAAGTTGAAGTCAATCTTGAAGAAGATGAAATCAGTGAATTTGAACAACGTTTTATCAAAATTAAACACCAAAGAGGTTAAAAATGACATTAGCAGAACAAATCAAACAACTTATTAACGATGAAAACCTAACTCAAGTAAAAATAGCGAAAGAAGTTGGTGTTTCAACTGCAATGCTCAGTACTTATTTAAAAGGTACCTATCAGGGCTCACGAGAAACCATCGAAACAGCCTTAAAAAATTGGCTACAGACAAGAGAGAAAAAACAACGTGAATTAGTTATCGCCCCATTATTTATTGAAACTGCCACCGCTAAACAAATCTGGGCAACCTTAGATTTTGCAAAAATGTTTGCGACTATTGCAACTGTATACGGAGCTAGCGGAGTGGGCAAAACCAAATCCGCCCAAGAATACCGAAAAAACACCCCTAATACTTGGCTTATCACCGCTAGTCCAAGTCGTGCAACATTAAGCTCTATTTTATATGAAATGGCATTAGAGCTCGGGATCAATGATGCACCACGTCGCAAAGATAAACTCTCTCGTTTAATCATCAAAAAACTACAAGGTACCGCTGGTTTAATCATCATCGATGAAGCTGATCACCTCCCTTATGATGCTCTAGAAGAAATTCGCATAATGCAGGAACAAGCTGAAATTGGCTTTGTACTCATTGGTAATGACAAAGTCTATAACCGTCTTAGAGGTGGCATTAATCAAGCCCACGAATTTGCTCGATTATGGTCTCGAATCGGTAAAAACACCAGCATTCAAAAATGTAAAAAAGCAGATATTAAAGCGATTGCCAATGCTTGGAATTTAGACACAACTGACACCGATTTAATGAATACTTTATACCAAATTGGCAGTGTTGCGGGCGGTTTACGCAGTCTCACTCAATATTTACGTCTAGCAGGTTTTATTGCGAAAGGCGAAAACAAACTCATCACCTTAGATCTTATTTTATCCGCTAAACAACAAATGGAAGGAGAAAACTAATGAATGCTCGTACCTTAAATGAAATTGTATTTGCTCTACGTCGGCAAGGTTTGGAAGTCGTTGATGTTAAAGACTCTGATCGTAAATACCCACGAATTGTAATTAAAAAACCGAACCAAACCCTTTTAGATAAAGCGATTAATTTTCACATCACTATAAAAGGAAAACGGCAAATAAAACAGATTTATCTGATGGATCATTGCTCAGTTATCTGGTCTTAACTGGTCTTAAATAAGGAGAAAACTATGAAAAAAACTCGTATAAAAAGCGATACTATCCGCTATCAAAACCGTCAAGAAGTAGAAATAGCCATTAAAGAAATTGGCGACTTACAGCGAGAGTTATTGCGATTAGCAACGCATCAAAATGATGAGTTAGCCGCAGTTACTGAAAAATATTCACCACAAATAGTTGCTATTCAAAACAAGATAAAACCGTTACAGAAAGCAATTGAAATCTACTGTGAAGCAAACCGCTCAGAGCTAACAAACAACGGCAAAACTAAAACAGGTTTATTTAATACCGGCGAAGTACAGTGGCGAGCTCGCCCGCCAAGTGTTTCTATTCGCAAAGTCGACGAAGTATTAGCACGCTTACGAGCATTGGGACTCACTCAATTTATTCGTACCAAAGATGAACCAAATAAAGAAGCAATGCTTGCTAATCCAACAATTGCCGCCACCGTAACGGGGATCACTATCAAAACAGCAGTAGAAGATTTTGTGATTAAGCCGTTTGAACAGGAGATAAAAAAATGAACCGCATAGAACGCGAAAATCTTGCTGAAGAGATTGCCGAAATGATCAGCACATTTGAACACGCTCTTTGGGCGTTGCACGATAACAATGATAAAGCGGTAAAAAGTCAATTTAACTATGGTTACAAGATTGCTCAAAGACTTTCTTATCAAATCCGCTTAAAGCTTGATTAAAGCTTATTTATAGCCCTTTAACTTTTTTATTTTAGAGGGCTAAGTAATAAGTTTTCATAAAAATAACAAGGGAACATAATGCACTATACAAAACAAAAATTGATCCAGCTTATTCATATTGCTAAGCATCAACTTAAACTTGATGAAGAGACCTACCGAATGATTTTGATGAATCAAACATGTAAAGTCAGCTGCAAAGCGATGACTGTTGCTGAATTGGTGATTGTATTAGAAAAATTAAAAAAAGCAGGATTTAAAGTAAAACCAACACTCAACAAATCACCAAGTTCAAAAGAAGCGATAGTAAAGCACACTATCGCATTAAAAATCCGAGCAGAATGGATACAAATGTATAAAGAAGGAATTATCAAAGATGGTAGTGAAAATGCACTCAATACATTTGTCCGCAATCTCATCAACCCCGTTTTAAAAAAACAAGGTTCAAATCGCATCATACTCAATGTGCAATCACTCGATTATCAAAACGGCACAATTGTCTTAGAACGGCTTAAGAAATGGAAAAAGCGTGTAATTAAAATAAAAAAAGAGGAGAATTATAATGAACAAAGATGATGTTGAATCATTTGAAGAGACAGTACCTGAAATTCTTCTTGATTTAGCAAAAGATATTGAACTTACACTCGTCAAAAAAACAGATATAAAAACAGAAAGTGCGCGTGAAATTGGTATTGAGATTGCTCAAGCAATTTCAAAAAATTGGGGCGGTTCAGTGGTATATATTCCGCGGAATTTGATTTTCAGACTAAATGAACGTGATAGAAAAATTTTCAATGAGTTTAATGGTAAAAACCACAGAGAACTGGCTAAAAAATATGGTGTTTCAATGCAATGGGTATATACAATTATAAAACGTATTAATAAACAAGAAATTGCAAAACGTCAATTTAATATGTTTGAATAATTGTGAATTAAGACACAAAATAAATATAAAAACGCCCTAATGGGCGTTTTTATATGTGAAAATACTGGATTTCAGAGTAGTATATAACAATTTATAACATAGGAGTTGATATGAAACGTTTAGGATTGATTTTATTATTATGCAGTGTACTAATTACAGGTTGTTCAGAAGAAAAAGGAAAACCAACATACAAAGAAATGGAAGCAATAACGCTTGCTTTTATTAAAATCACGCCACAAAACACTGACTTTGCAGCACAATGTGATTCAAAGAAAATCGGAGAACGCTATTATGTTGCTTGTAATTTTATGGGCGTAGGTAGACGAACTAAGCTTAATATTTTCTTATACAATAACGAAAAAGATAGTACAAAACGTTTTTATGCTCTTAATGGTCCTGCTATGACTATATACGATAATTATTTAAAAAATGAAACAGTATTAGGTTCGTATAAAGATACATTTGGCTTGCCACTTGAACAAGATATTAATTTATCTACTGTGAATAAACAATTTAATCATTTAATGGAATAAAAACTGTAAATATAGAATAGGTTAAATTATTCTTTAAACCACTTTAAAATCAATTTAAAGTCAATTTTATTATACTCCAGTTATTAATAATCACTTGATAACTGGAGTTTTTTTATGCGACAAATCAACAAAATTGTGATCCATTGTGCAGCAACGGCAAATGGTAAACCACTAGGTAATTCACACCAAACCGCCGCCCAAGTTATTGATAACTGGCACGCTAAACGAGGCTTCAAACGCCAAGAAAACAATCTACATTTCAATCCAAGATTGCCCCATATCGGCTACCACTTTGTAATCGACACAGACGGCTTAGTTGAAAGTGGTCGAGCAATTAATGAAATCGGAGCTCACGTCAAAGGACATAATCACAATTCAATCGGTATTTGCCTCATTGGTGGGGTTGGTGTAGGACGAGAAAAAGCCCACGGACGTTACACCGTCGAACAATGGAATAGCCTTGCAAACCTCTTAAGTAACCTTGCTGAACGTTTCCCTCACGCAGAAATTTATGGACACCGTGATTTATCCCCCGATCTAAACGATGACGGTGTAATTACACAAAATGAATGGTTGAAAACCTGCCCAAATTTTGATGTTGCCAGTTGGCTTGACCAATATAACGGCACAGTTAACTACGACCATTTATATACAGAGGGATAAATATGAAATATTTTTTTGCTTCAGTTTGCATTGCAGCAGCAGCCTATTTATTAGCAGTAGGAAATAGCTATTGGGGATGGTTTTTATTTATGGGTTTTTTAGCTGTTTTCTAATACCTGAAAGGAGAAAACATGAAATTTACTGAATTAATTACAAACGATAGCGGCAGACTTAGCACTACTGCATTTATTCAGTTTTTTGGTGCTGTATTAATGGCAGGAATATTACTTTATTCCGTCTATTTAGATCGAGCTAATGTCAGTGAAATGTTTACCACCTTTGCATTATTTTGTGGAGGAGGTGTGGCAACAAAAGGCTTTGCTAATGCAATTAACCGTAAACGACAACAAGGAGAAAGTGAATGATCGGATTAGCTTATTCATGGGGAGCAATTGGGATTGTAATACTTACAGGCTATTTTTATTTACGCTGTCAAAGTAAAAAAATTGCAGAACAAAAACAACAAATAGAACGTATCAAAGTTGAAGCGAAAGCCATTGCAGAGGAAATGGAAAATGCAGAAAAACGTAAGCAAATTGAGCAAGCTAATCAGCGCCTTAATGATGATTCTATTGATAAGCAGTTGCAGTCAAAAAGTTACTTCCGTGACTAAAATCACAGGTTGTCGTGCTTTTGGGCTGATTTATCCGAGCTCAAAAGATACGGTAGAAACCAAACGGCAGGTGCTTAACCATAATTTAACTTATGAAAAAGTGTGTCAGGTAGAAAAATAATGGATTTGGCAGATATTACCCAACAACGTGATGAACAAGCCTACCAACGGTTTTTAGCTCGCCATAAACCGATACAGGTAGATATTGATACCATAACTGAGCGCTTTTGTGTCGATTGTGGTGAGCTTATTCCAGTAAAAAGAGTGAAAGCCGTACCGCACTGTTGTCGTTGCATATATTGCCAAGAAAAGGTGGAACGAAAATGATAGAAGTTTTAGAAATTATTAAACAACACTGGGGCATTATTTTAACTATCGCAGGGCTATTAGCATCTTTATTTTGGCTAAAAATGGATAGTCGTTATGTCAAAAAAAGTGATTTTAATAAATTGAGTGGTGAGTTATCTGGGACAGTACAGAAAGTCAGTGAAATTGAAAATGAAATATTACACTTACCGAGTTCAAAAGATGTAACCGATTTACGTCTAGCCGTTGTTGAAATGAAAGGCGAAACAAAAGCCTTGAGAACTGAAGTAATGGGTTTAACTCATCAAGTACGTTTATTAATTGAAAAGGAAGTAAGCAAACAATGAAAACAAAAGATATTTTTACTCAAGATCAGCGTCTAGTCATTTTACGCTCATTAGTTGATGCGGGTTATGACGCTAATGAGTCAATCTTAGATGACTGTTTAGCTCTCTATGGACATAACATCAGCCGTGATTTAGTGCGTAATCACCTAAATTGGCTAGAAGAAAACGGGCTTGTTCATATTGAACGCTTACAAGGTGGTTTTATGGTCGCAACTATTACTCAACGTGGATTTGATGTTGCAAATGGTGAGGCATTTATAGATGGTGTAAAACGTCCTCGCCCAAAAATTTAAACGTTTTTTAAACGAAATTTAAGGAGCGTTTAAATGACCGAAAAAATCAAAAGAGGGCGAGCATCAAAAGTAGATTTATTGCCAGTGAATATCAAAACGCAATTAGCAATGATGTTGCGTGACAAACAGTTTTCACAAGCAGAAATCTTGGAAGAAATTAATGAGTTAATCCGTGATTGTGGCTTGCCCGAAAGTGCATTATTAAGCAAAACAGGGCTGAATCGTTATGCAACCAGAATGGAAAAAATGGGGGCGAAAATCCGTCAATCCCGTGAAATAGCAGAAATTTGGACGAAGCAATTTGGTGAGGCCCCACAGTCAGACATTGGCAAAATGCTGATGGAAATTGTGAAAAACATTGCATTTGAAACCTCACTGGGAATGAGTGAAGACGGCACGGCTGATCCAAAATCTATTGCCTTACTTTCTGCCGCTGTACAACGCTTAGAACAAGCAGAAAGTTTGAGTTTTAAACGTGAACAGGCTATCCGACAAGAAACAATTAAGCGTGCAGCGGAAGCGGTAGAAGAAGCAGCAAAAGAAACAGGGGCAAGTATAGAAGACGTGACAAAAATGGTGAAAGCAGTCTATGGTATCGAATAACACTGTTCTCTGCGACTATCAGAAAAAATGGCTACAAGATAACAGCCGTTTCAAAGTGGCAATGTTTGCTAGACAAACAGGTAAAACTTTTACTACTACCCTTGAAATCGTACTAGATTGTTTAAAAGCCGAAGCTCGTGGCGAGAAAACTCGCTGGGTTATTCTATCTCGAGGAGAACGTCAAGCCAAAGAAGCGATTAACGAAGGGGTAAAAGTCCATCTTAAAGCTATGGGGATTGTTTGTAAAATTATGGAAGTCCCCTTTAGTCCAACTATCAATGCCTTAGAAGTCATCTTCCCTAATGACTCTAAAATCACCGCATTACCTGCAAACCCCGATACCGCAAGGGGATTTTCTGCCAATGTCTTTTTAGATGAATTTGCCTTTCACCAAGATAGCCGAGAAATCTGGAAAGCCCTATTTCCTGTTATTTCAGCAGGCTGGAAATTACGGGTGGTGAGCACCCCAAATGGTAAGGGCAATAAGTTTTACGAATTGATGACCGACTTGGGAAACACAGAATGGTCACGCCATCAAACAGATATTTATCAAGCAGTCGCTGATGGCTTGCCACGTGATATTGAACAGCTTCGCAAGGGCTTGAATGATGAAGATGCTTGGGCACAAGAATTTGAACTTAAGTGGTTAGACGAAGCCAGTAGCTGGCTCTCTTATGACTTAATTGACAGCGTGGAGCATCCACAAGCAGGAAAACCCGAAAATTATACAGGCAATCCTTGCTTTGTAGGAATGGATATCGCTGTAAGGACCAATTTAACCGTGATTTGGGTACTGGAATTAGTGGGTGATGTGTATTGGACACGTGAATTTACCACCTTAAAACGCACTAAGCTACGTCATCAATTAGAAGAGTTAAACCGTGTGATGTGCCAATACAATGTGATTGCTTGCAATCTCGACCAAACAGGAATGGGTGAAAAGATGGTAGAAGATGCCCAATATCAACACGGCAAGCAACGCGTACAAGGGGTGTTATTTAATGTGGCAACCAAACTCAATATGGCAACCATTGGTAAAAAAGTCTTTGAAGATAAGCAAATCCGTATCCCACAGGGCGATAGCGATTTGCGTGCTGATTTGCATAAGCTCAAAAAAATTACAGGCTCAACAGGACAACCGCGCTTTGTGGCTGAAAATGATAGTCAAGGACACGCTGACCGTACGTGGGCGTGTTTTTTAGCCTTGCTTGCGGCTAAAGATGCCGTATTAACGCCAGTGAAAGCCCATAGCCGAAGACCAAGAACCAGTCGAAAACTCACACAAGGGTATTAATGATGATTGCATTTATCACTTTAGTTAGTGCAGCTACGGTATTAAATATCTATGACAAACCGTATTGGTGGGTATTTTTATTGCTTGCCACCTTTGTGCATTATGAAAAATAAGGAAAGCCGATGACACCAAAAAAACAAGATTTAGTGCGTGAAATTGCCACACGTGCCAGCGCTGTAGATTATTGGGCATTTATGCACTATTTACCCAATCCAGACCCTGTGTTGAAGAAAATGGGCAAAGATATTGCAGCATACCGTGAAATTTTATCCGATAGCCACGTAGGTGGGTGTGTACGCCGACGTAAAGCTGCAATCAAAGGGCTGGAATGGCGACTTACGCCAACAGGTAATAAAAAAGTAGATGAAATTTTGACTACGCTATTTGAACGCTTACCCCTTAATAGCATTATTAACCAAATTTTAGACGCTACACTGTTTGGTTATCAAGTGTTGGAGGTGATGTGGGCGGAAGAAAATGGCTTGCTATTGCCTACGGAAATAGTCGGCAAGCCGCAAGAATGGTTCATGTTTAGTGAAGAAAATAAACTTTTACTTCGCAATAAAAAAGAACACGATGGCAAGCCTGCACCTGAAATGAAGTTTTTACTGGCTACGCAACAGGCAGATTATATCAACCCTTATGGGCGTGCAGATTTGGCACTATGCTTTTGGGCAGCAACTTTTAAAAAAGGTGGATTAAAATTTTGGCTTCAGTTTGTCGAAAAATATGGTACACCTTGGCTCATTGGTAAACACCCAAGGCAAACCCAACCACACGAAATTGAAGACTTGCTAGATAGCATGGAAAAAATGCTGGGAACTGCGGTTGCGGCTATCCCGAATGATAGTACCGTTGAGCTAGTAGAAAGCAGCAGCAAAGGTGGCTCATCACAAGTCTTTGATGATTTTCTACGTTATTGTAAATCTGAAATTGCGATTGCTATTTTGGGACAAAACCAAACTACTGAAGCGGAAGCCAATCGTGCGAGTGCGACAGCAGGTCTTGAAGTGGCAAAAGCTATTCGGGATGAAGATGCCGCGATTGTCAAAGACTGTTTTAACCAACTTTTAAACTGGGTTTGCAAACTCAATTTTAATTTAGAAAAATACCCCACTTTTGAACTCTTTGAGCAAGAAAGTATTGATAAATTGCAAGCCGAACGTGATCAGTTACTCGCTAATATAGGGGTGCAATTTACCGAGCAATATTTAGTCCGTACTTATGGATTTGAGCAAGGTGATATTACGTTAGTTTCAAAACCAAATGAGGAACAAAAATCTACCGAATTTAATGAGTCTATGTCATCAATCCCTCGTAATATCGCTGATAGTATTGTTGAGCAACTAGAAATTGAAGCAGAAAGTCATGTGGATAATTGGTTACAGGCAATACAAGATAGACTGGCATCAGCTGAAAGCCTTGAGGATTTTCGCACTCAATTAGACAGCCTTATCCCAGAACTTGATTTTAGCGAATACGCCCAAGTAATGGCGTGGGCATCGACCAGTGCGGAGCTTGCTGGACGCTTTAGCGTTGCTCAAGAAAATCAGCAAAAAATTAACAAAAAGGAACGCTAAATGGCAATAGAAAACGGTTTCACCTTTAAAGAGCAAGTGCGCTATTTTGAGAAAAAGCTCAATT is part of the Mergibacter septicus genome and encodes:
- a CDS encoding terminase large subunit domain-containing protein, which encodes MVSNNTVLCDYQKKWLQDNSRFKVAMFARQTGKTFTTTLEIVLDCLKAEARGEKTRWVILSRGERQAKEAINEGVKVHLKAMGIVCKIMEVPFSPTINALEVIFPNDSKITALPANPDTARGFSANVFLDEFAFHQDSREIWKALFPVISAGWKLRVVSTPNGKGNKFYELMTDLGNTEWSRHQTDIYQAVADGLPRDIEQLRKGLNDEDAWAQEFELKWLDEASSWLSYDLIDSVEHPQAGKPENYTGNPCFVGMDIAVRTNLTVIWVLELVGDVYWTREFTTLKRTKLRHQLEELNRVMCQYNVIACNLDQTGMGEKMVEDAQYQHGKQRVQGVLFNVATKLNMATIGKKVFEDKQIRIPQGDSDLRADLHKLKKITGSTGQPRFVAENDSQGHADRTWACFLALLAAKDAVLTPVKAHSRRPRTSRKLTQGY
- a CDS encoding DUF935 domain-containing protein, producing the protein MTPKKQDLVREIATRASAVDYWAFMHYLPNPDPVLKKMGKDIAAYREILSDSHVGGCVRRRKAAIKGLEWRLTPTGNKKVDEILTTLFERLPLNSIINQILDATLFGYQVLEVMWAEENGLLLPTEIVGKPQEWFMFSEENKLLLRNKKEHDGKPAPEMKFLLATQQADYINPYGRADLALCFWAATFKKGGLKFWLQFVEKYGTPWLIGKHPRQTQPHEIEDLLDSMEKMLGTAVAAIPNDSTVELVESSSKGGSSQVFDDFLRYCKSEIAIAILGQNQTTEAEANRASATAGLEVAKAIRDEDAAIVKDCFNQLLNWVCKLNFNLEKYPTFELFEQESIDKLQAERDQLLANIGVQFTEQYLVRTYGFEQGDITLVSKPNEEQKSTEFNESMSSIPRNIADSIVEQLEIEAESHVDNWLQAIQDRLASAESLEDFRTQLDSLIPELDFSEYAQVMAWASTSAELAGRFSVAQENQQKINKKER